Below is a genomic region from Medicago truncatula cultivar Jemalong A17 chromosome 3, MtrunA17r5.0-ANR, whole genome shotgun sequence.
CTCTACAAAATCCGTGCCACTAGCAGCAAAAAAGGGCAACCCTGCTTCACCTGCGATGGCTTTAGCCAGTAAAGTTTTACCGGTTCCAGGAGGTCCGTGAAGAAGAACACCTTTTGGACAATAAATTCCTTTGTCTTGAAACTCCTCCTCGTTCTTTAAAATTCGGACAATCTCTTGTAGTTCCCTCTTTATATATTCCTGGCcagcaaaatcatcaaatgtaACGCCAGTTCTTTCTTCTGCAGATATAAATTTAGCCCTGAGGGGAAAGCATTATAATTAGATTCCAGGGTGAAGAGATAGGTTGTAaatgctttttattttcttctattttagaGATATTGCAATTAAATTTTTCCAACTACTGCCAAAACATAACCAGTTGTAATGGACCAATCGTCACTAAACcaaatttcttataaaatacAACACTTGTAAAAATGTTTAAATCGAGAtttcttaattttgaaaatatatatatatatatatatatatatatatatatataggggatatatcaagtgagaggagtgTCGTATAATGAGAAGAACAAATATAGACCGTAGGATGGAAATGAACGGTCATGATTAAATAACATACAGTGCACCATGTTTATCCTTTCCGTGATTAAGTCCTTCTGGCAAAGCAAAAATccttttcatcttctctctcagATCTCCCTATTTCATTACTCTCAGCCAATTCCCAAAAGGATGtgatttgttaaaatatatgTGGGAAATAGATCGCATTTTCAAGTTATTACAGAAAAAAAGATTCTCTCTTTTGAATCACAAGATTTTTTCTCTCAGATCACATCCTTTTCGAAGAGATTTGAGACCTCCTTTGTCCTCAGTGAGTATATGGGTTTCATAAAATTTACGATGggttgaattttcaaattaaaataaatacagCATAGTAACTCAACAGGTTAAAAGGAAAAGCTTGTTAactatttatgaaattcaatcacatttatttttcGTGCCCCTTTCCAGTCCCTGCATGAAGGcttatatacacacacacacacacacacacacactaataTACCCCCTGAAATACCTCAAAATATCACAATGGAGAAGGATGATAAAGACCCAAGACAAGCCAAAATCAGCATAGAGTTTCATACATCAACCATTgtaaaacaaaaatggaaaatcCAAGTTTGAAAGGAACGGTGTATTGCCCATTTTCCTTTAAGTTTACACATCaagttacttcaaaaaaaaaatgtacaggACAAATTCAATCctctaaatgatttttttttaacagttgATTTATGAAGTGCAGTAGAACCAATGCAGCCCACAAGCTTACAGTGTAAGGACTTGCAAAGTAACTAAGAACTTAGGATTTAAACAGTAACTAGTAACATTGTGCAGACTAATCTGAATTCAAACATGATTTTATGAACGAATAGAAAGTTTGAGTTTTTGAGATAATTTTCCTGACAGCAACTGAATTATATGTTGCACCTCTTTTAAAAAAGTACTGATTGTATTTTATTCTTTCCCTATTTTCCTTATTTCCTTTTATTCttgatatgatatatgatatggTACACTAGATATACAACTGTAATCTCTCTCGATCAATCCCAAAGCTCTGTGGGTTCTTTTCTTGTACAGAAAGTGTGTTTTGCATTATGTCATTCCTAAATGAATAAGAGATTAGATATGCTTGCTTCAAGATCAAACAACGAATCTCAAACAAACATCATAGCTAGGTTCTGAAGTTGAACAACTTCAATTGAATGTACATCGGAAGTTCCTAAAAGCCTATTGATCATGAAACAGGAATTTCCAATGAAAGCTTTTGAAAGGTACATTAATGATTGCCGCTCATCAGTTTCAAGTGGAAGAAAGGGGAAAATGCAAGTAGGTCATATTTTCCTTGCCCGCAAAATGGTTCTAAATTTCTAACGAAAAACCAGCATCAGCAATTAAGACCAAAGAAAGAGATAAACTTTCTAGTAAATCTTAATTACAAGCAGAATGACATATCTCAAGCAACTAAAACTAACACTacacaaaaatgaaatttcagTCAACCAAGGGGAAGTGGGATAGGAAATAGAGAAAAAGTATTGCACTGACCGACTTTTGCCTAGAGAACCAAGTGCGTGTCTTCTTAAGGCTGGCACCTTAGTTTGTGGGGTAGGCGGAGGAGTTCCCAAATCACAAGGTATCAACTTTGCATATATTGGTCTCATCAAATTATCAATCCACATAAAAAATCCAACAGCCAGGGCAAGACGCATAGACCATACAACTGCAGTTGCAACCGTTGAGTATACTTCAGCAGGTACAGCATCTACATTAATGACATCAACATTTACATTTTGTTGATGCAGCTTCCCCCAAACATCATTCCAACAATCAATCGGCATTCGATCAACCGCATGACGCCGAAAAACAATATCCTTGGGATTTTCTTCAGTGCCTGATGTTTTTACGTTCTTGTAATATGGTAAAATAACTgcagacacacacacacacacacaaaaaaaaaaagacagcaTTCAGCAATACACATTCCAACCAGACTGGTACAGCaacatatgcattgttcatTAGAAGGAGCATTTCTAAGCATGATAAGATAATGTGAAATAGCTAAAAAAATCCCAATAGCACATCCTTCAGAAGTTTGTTTTGATAAACATATAAGTACTTATATACGAGCTATTGCtataattaaagataaaattaatgtCCTGTCTGGATAACCTGCTTCattaagcacttatcatataagtgcttgtGTTTAAGTTACTTCTAtaacaaaattcaaatgattTCCACATAAGATATAAGATGTTCtcataagctatcctggagaacttatggaaataatcagaaaacaacttatggacgtatcataagttgtttctataagcATTCTCAGAcaatctcacaagtgcttataaccagtagataaactcaaataagtcaattcaaacaaacCCTAAGTCAAACTGTtctcatataagctataagttgttttcataagctatcatggagagcttatatgaaaataaaacgaaaacagcttatggacatCTCACAAGCTATTTACGCAAGCTGtaccaaacagtctcacaagagCTTATGCCagtaaataaactcaaataaataagtGTGGCACCTGATAAGGTCTGTCCATAATCAGAGTACTCAATAGACTTGACAGCATTGGAGTCGAGCAATTTCAAAAAATCACTGAAATCAATCCTATGTGAATTTTCAGGATCCAATTCAGTTCCTTTTAATTTCCCACGAAAAGTCAACAAAGCTCTATTCCATGAAGAAGCCAATATAAGTTGCCTATCTAACTGCACATTAGCCTTCCTCTGAAGTTCTTCCATCTCATTCACCCGATTCTGCACACACAATTTTTCTCGTAAATTCACAACTTGAACATGAATTTTCACCTTATACAActagaatttcattttttttttttcaattaaaagcTAACCTCGAAAAGCTGAAGAGATTGAGCATCTTCATCGTTGGAGGAAGATGTATTTGAAACATTGGAAGCGGTGATTCTGAGTTTGCAGTTGCGAGGGTTTTTGTATGGGAATTTGGTTCTAAGAAGGCGTTGAGAAAAACAAGAATGAGGGAATTGGGTGAAGAAGAAGGTTTTGCGAGGGAATAAGGGTTTTGGGAGTTGAAGTAATTCGATTCTGTTTGAAATTTGAGGATTCATGTTTAGAAGCAATGGCGAAATGAAGGGAGGAAGAGTTTCAGATAGTCATTGGCATCATATCCAAAACACACTCTTACTTTGATTACTATCTGTCTGTTTTCTGCATTTTGGGGTTCTTGTCTGGGTTTATGGGAATATCATTGTTTATCttctcttcttttattttatctgtgtaaaacaatttaataatttttcgaATCAATTGAGAAAtgattttggaaaattaattttagacgATTTTCACGATAACTTTTTAAATAGTTAACAcagtttaaataaatagttaatttttttttagagttaaaggttaatttttttttagatagttgATAAAGTAGGTTTTAAATTTGTCTATGTTTAAACCTAGATACCCCCCTTCTTATAAATTTTTAGTTATAAGCTActtgactaaaaataaaagtagtGTAACAATGCAACTTCATTAACCACAAACTTGAATACAAATTTTAAATCTACGTGTAATTGAGTATTTGAAAATCATGGTTAACCACGTCTAAATTTTGTGGTGAATGAGTTTCGACACTTGATATATTCATTAATTATCTCATAATAAAATTACTCCATCCGATcgtatttataagaaaaaattgactctGAAAcccattttataaataagaccggAGAAAACATCAAATTTTACTGGGTTTTTACTTCATTTATTACTCCAAGTGAGAGAATTACTACATCACACAGAAAGAATGAGAAAAGATTTAATAAtcgtaaaaattaattaatactataaACAAAATGGCAATTTTAAATCGTAGTATGGATGATAGGGATGATTTACAGCACTCGccctaatattttatttccaacaCACTCTTATATATGATAAAATCCACGTAGGTCCATctaaatttgagaataaaaCCCACATAAAGTGATACACCATCTTTAGtaaataagtataaaatgacaaataaatatagatacattttttgttttatttaaagatGATAAATGATTAACTTAATATAcaatagagataaaaaaaaaaattaattagaattaataaGCTATAAGATCACATACTAGTTCAAGTCGCATCTAAAAAATGCTATAAGTTGATATAAGCAAATTATAAACTAACAGGGATAAGGTcatctaccaaaaaaattaactataaGATGATAGACGAGACTAGCTTGTCAAACATAATAACCAAAGATGGGAAGCTATTAAACTTTACAATGTAATAACATCTTGCCTTCCGCAATGGCTTCACCTGTAGACTAGAGTTCATTTCGGAAGCACATGGGACGGGGGTATTCTATCTATGAATTAGTATATAATGCCGATGGCTCAATGCTACTTGAAGTGAACTGTTGTACAGCTAAGGAGTTAGGCTGCCATCACTGTGGGTTTGTTGTTATGGGTTTCCAAAACCCCTGCGACCACATTGGTTCAAGGCACACGCAAGGAACCACCCATGTCGGAAATGGGTAGTTACAATTACAGTCTATCTAAAACATCTCCGCATATAAACAAGACCTTCCAAAAGCTTTAGATTGGAACTGGAACTGGAACTGCTGTATGGTTTCTTTTCACATTCTTTCTAGTTTGTTTCTCGAACCACATATACACTCTGGGTATGGATTTTCATAAAAGGACTCTTCAGTCCTGAAACGTGCCCGGCCTTTAACTCCCGGTAATGAACCTTGTCTTTTCCTTGGAGCTCCTTGCCTGCACATacgattaagaaaaatatggaAGTTATTTTGACTTGAATAATTTGCAAACTGAAGTCAACAAGAGGTGAAAGGGAAATGATAGATGAAACAGAAGGAAATATATTACAGATtcaaaggcaaaaaaaaaaaaaaaaacttctatgttaaagaaaaattaatgattttaacGTCTAATCATCAAATCATTCATAATATGGTCACAAATGAGGGACAAAAAGGAGAGGGAATCTATTGAGCCCAAAAACATGATTTAACATTAAGCAAGAAACTTACCTGTTCTTGTGCATCCGCTGCACCATATGTGACAGTGCCGCTCCTTCTACTAGCTCTCCAGTTTCCAGCTTATCAAATATTCCAACAAGTCCTTTCCtgaaaataaaaggaataaGAAGATTAAAGAGATATATTGAAGAATTAAAATTGTCAAGGCCTCTGGGTGGTCCAGTTTCTGAACTATCagaaactcaagtatttctcTACAGAAGCAAGTGAAATAATGAGACGGTAAATTATTTAAACTTccatagcatatatatatatttcatggaACAAAAATAAGGGTTTATATACTATGCGgaatcaatataattggaaaGGGAACAGATGGGGAATCCCATCAACTTGTATCATAACTGAAGTAGACAATGAAAGCTTGAGAAAAGCTGAATACGATGCTCAGACAAGCTTGAGAAAAACTTAGATGATCGATTAttgactttttttaaggaaaaaatttaGATGCAGTACAATAAGTGCTGTTTGTACTGTTATACACTGAAATTTTACCTAAACTACCTTCTCCTATTTTTAAGGGAAACAATTTTGGTGATATTTGTATGTGCAATTAACAAAGCACGGTATCTATGGTACTGTACCTAAGTTTGATCCTTTTTTTAATCGTGATTATTGACTTGATTATAGAACACTGGTGGAAAAAAATAACTACATTTTGGAAAAGACAGAATCAAAATAAACGGAAGGAAAACAAGCCTATATCTCTATAGGTAGTTCAAAACTCACATGTATCAACATTCCCAAGAAAATTCTACAATTATAATTTCTTGAATTCAGTACCTGTCTGGGTTGATTGTTTTGCGGTGATCTAAGAACCTGCGGTGTCCCTCAACAGCTCGTGCCATATTTCCCGAATAAGATGGAACAAACACATCACTCTCTACAGAGATTATGTAATCGACTGCAGCATTTTGAGATGCATGATTGGTGAAAGCTTTTAGCTCTTCAGGAGTTGCAAGAGATTCCTGTTAACATTTATCAATCACTTAATCAGGCGAACACTGCGCCTCACCCAAAGATTATGAGCTATTTGAAGTACTTGTTAACACAGTTCGACAACATATTAGTTTGCGCACCTTAGAGATTAGATTAGGGAAGCGGGAAGAGAGCTCTGATAGATGAGTATTACCACCATAGATCTCCCCTGCAGCAATGTATATTGGTGTTGATGGGGGAAAGCCAAGAGCTTGAAGAAAAATGCCAACCTCCTTTGGAGTCAATGGACAAAATCCTCCAATTCTCTGTTCTGTTGAGTTTATCTTTTTTACTTTCCAATAATTTGTAGTCTCCCTAGAAGAATTGAAAcaaacttttcttaaaaataatcattGGAATTGCTGGgcatatatatttcaaatacaTGGTAGAATGATTCAGCACACATATAATAACTGATCTCACCTTAAAATTCTCAGCTCTTCAGATTCTGCATCTGTCAGACCATAAGCACAACCAGTAAAAGATAGCATATCTTTCTCATATCTTAGATGGAGAGCAATATATCTTTCCCCGCGTGATCTCAGCCGATCTACCAACCTCTGTTTTTTAACCGTCATGTATGCTCAGAACCTAATTTACCACGAAGCCCCATGTAGACATCTTAAATGCATCAAAAGTGAAGGACATTGTGATCCTGGGATCACATGCATCGTTTTCTAGCATGATGTACAGAAATATTGGACTTAAACTGGCAAGGTTTGAATCTAACTTTTCAGcatctaaaatatttaatttgccATGCATCCATGTGCCCTCAAGAAAATCCTCTTAAATTAAAACATTCATTCAAGAAAATCCTCAAGACAATAGTCTGAATCCTATTCTTTCTCCTTTGAAGTACAACTTTCTTAAGGATTTCCAATTATTATTTAGGCACAAAATGGAAAGCagttcattttaatttgtatCTTTACATATGATATCACCTTTTTCATTCTCCCTAAATTGCTTCATTTAAAATGCTTTAAAAAATGTTAGTATATAATTTAatacacaaaaaaaatgtgagaaTTGAATCGGTTATTTCCTCTTTAATCTCTATCCCAGAATTTTATCAGTTAATAAATCCCAATATGATGCACAGATGATATTTCTATGGCACATATAGGAGCATAGCAGTTGCATCGAAAAAAGGCCAAACCTTTCCTAGATTCTCAATAGGAGGAGAAAATCGAAGTGCATGATACATCGCACGGCATCTCAACCTCTGGATGTCTAGAGGAAGATCATTGTTTGCAAGTCGAGAATCTGATTTGGCAACATGAATCAcctgaaaaatcaaaacattattttcttaaGACATTCAGACTACGAAATGTGTAGCACAAagacaaaatatgaaaaatcaaatctttGAGAATGGACATCAAGTTTGTGCATGCCCAGAAGCATGTAGTAGTAACAGAAACATCAACGAAAAATCTAATTTGGTCCTCGCTACCTAAAATGGACATCTTTAAAAACATGTTGCATTGCATTCGAAAACAAAGCAATTTAAATACTGGCAAACAACAGTTCTGGTATACACTATACAACTATAATATATCCATCTCTTATTGCCATTGCAGCAATGACAGCATTAACACAGTAAA
It encodes:
- the LOC11434524 gene encoding O-fucosyltransferase 38, producing MQTRVFLNRSVKKKKESKYIRGFMARFHTRKLSPSIITFYTIFVFAFSVFIFLLYVRTFITDEEDQPHPHISRSHEVPKPPRFKDDGQLWVSPNSHGFHPCVKPTAKYKGVQQFDRYLSVRSNGGLNQMRTGIADMVAVAHIMNATLVIPQLDKRSFWKDSSVFSDVFDEFHFIESLKGDIGIVQELPKNLEAAPRARKHFTSWSGVGYYEEMTRLWNDYQVIHVAKSDSRLANNDLPLDIQRLRCRAMYHALRFSPPIENLGKRLVDRLRSRGERYIALHLRYEKDMLSFTGCAYGLTDAESEELRILRETTNYWKVKKINSTEQRIGGFCPLTPKEVGIFLQALGFPPSTPIYIAAGEIYGGNTHLSELSSRFPNLISKESLATPEELKAFTNHASQNAAVDYIISVESDVFVPSYSGNMARAVEGHRRFLDHRKTINPDRKGLVGIFDKLETGELVEGAALSHMVQRMHKNRQGAPRKRQGSLPGVKGRARFRTEESFYENPYPECICGSRNKLERM